Below is a window of Humulus lupulus chromosome 9, drHumLupu1.1, whole genome shotgun sequence DNA.
ataatgtttttcacgtATCCAAGCTGCGGAAGTCCGTTGTTGCTTATATTTTaatacacgcaagtgcacgtatcatacaagtagtactcacacaggtgaggtcgaacccaagggaattgtAGCTAAGTACTAACAAAATTGGATctatatttctatttggcaacaacAAAATTTGGTGTTTAAATAATAatgcagaaaacaaaacaagcaaaaTCAACAAATAAGAAATTAAGGGTTTAACAAAGGATGTGAAGATAGggatatgatttcaattgcttcgATAACCCAATTGTTAACGCTAGTTGactattcttcttctttcaatgaaatgacagattataaaattacctaaactcttttcagatcattTAGGTTCTAAATTGCATTGTCAACTATTGCATTTCTGAGATAGCACAACAATCAATTCGCTTTAAGTAATAATCTATaagtcacataagctatgcgaatactttcgtttcgcatcaaaacctatgttcattcatttagagcattcctaatattcacttttcagatttcacattaggatcatgaatcatgctcaaggtgatcaatctcaaacatacattaagtacaaagatgaacaaatttcataaacaagcaagaagaaataatcaaatagcattaatcATGGGATGATttcagtcaatatccatcaaatccctaataagagtttagttcatcatctcaaaattcaaatccataatcaaactaaacaataacataggaaaaatcaaagaaaaggaGGATGAAACTAGATGGGGAGTTGTCGGAGATCGCCCACGCTTGTCCCAAAATCCGTCTTCTCTTGTATTTTTTCTCTTTTTGTCTGTTTCTCTGTCAAAAATCGCGATCCCCTTTTCAGAATGAAGACCTCATTCTATATCTTTCCcaaaatgacgaaattgcccttaaaaTTCTGAGGCGTACGGACGTCAGCGCCGCGACGCCAATtcctgcgccgcggccctactcgGAAATTGCGAAATCTTGAGTTTCTGGAAAAGGGCTCGCCGCGGCTCTAACTTGCACTAGCGCCGCGACGCTAATtcttgcgccgcggccctaatacaATTTCAGCAAAACTTGAATAACCCTTCAGTTTAGCATATTTTCTCCACCATCCActccaaatgcccaaaacatatgcttaaacctgaaatcaagcaaaacaagcataaatctgctcCAAAAACACATAAACCATTAAAAAGACAATGATCAAGACACTTAAAAAGTAGGCTAAACTTAGcctaacaaactcccccaaactttattcttactcgtcctcgagtaaggGAACGACACATTAAACTAAAAGAAATAGACATGACAAGTTAAGCCTCCAGTCTTATTTAAACCACGCCGTCATCACTCACAAAACTTCAACTGTTGATCAACCAGAATTTCAATTCAAAAACTCCAACAATTAATCTGAATGCCTTAATTGGAAATTAGATTATACCTTGCAAATAACAAATGAATAACTAGATAACACCATACATGCCTCACTCATTCCAACGATCCACTAgccaaaattcaatatgcttgcacacttacctttctccactaatgtcaacaacacatgttaTGGAATCAAAAGGACTTCAAAGGTTCATAACGttttggcttaggtaaaggtggatgaaaagacatttaggcttcattataccataagcacatcaAAAACCAATCAAACAACCCACCTTGCATTCAATTACCATCCCCTTTTTCACCCACTTCTTATCGATTGAGGACTCATACTCAATGCTCCAACAtcactttatttaattattcatcactcacattttttatttttttttgaaataaggAATCAAAATTGAGTGATGTTGCAAGCACTTTTACATTTCACACTTGTCTCAATCAGAAAATTACATCGTTCATCCACTTACACCAATACCCTTTTTTTTTTACCCAATTACAATTcgttcccccaaacttatttctaagcTTATGGCATAATTCACAGGACAGGGAAAAATAATAATTGGTAAATTTTTGGCTTAATGAAGTGGTTACACAATCAATCAAACAAGTTAAGGCACAAATATGCGAACTAGGGATAATAATGATaagggtaagcttgaaaggcccaAACGTTCCAAAAGattgcctaaatcatattccaaaacacatgtcatcaaggatttcgtctcaaaaggCAAGCAATGCAAGTTCTATCTTTTTCATCAATTCATACCTCTAACCCAAGTAACACATGTATAGCATAATCCACTTATTCACATTTGCAACATACACTAAAATTTCCAAAAGGCATCAAAATTAATCCAAAGAGTGATCAAATCAAGCACACGGTTAGACACAATTTCCGTTTGACAAGTGACAACAACGACATTTATACGTATCATTGGCTTAACTTTTGACACACACAacaactaaaacaacaaaattttaactaaactaaactaaaacaGAAAAGTAAGCCCCTCCCCCAAACTTTatttcacattgtccccaatgtgaacaTGACAACCCAATAGAAGAGAACTTACCCGAATGAGCCTTAAAAGGAATTCCCAATGTACCGCCGTGGCTCCAGCCTTCAGTGCTGTGActctaatgttttttttttttatgtattgcaCGATTCAACATTACAatcccaaaacaaaaaaaaactaaacaaagtctaattaaaaatcaaaactgaaaacaaaaactaaaaataaaataaaagtaaaaaccAAATTGTTCATACTtcgaaactaaaattaaattgaaagatTTGGGTGCCTCCCAACAACGCTTTATTTAACGTCTTTAGCTGGACGCTCACTTCTCTACACCTTCAACTTGGGTCAAGTCCACCCCTTGCATCCTTGAGCGCCATCGTGTCATACGAGGAAAACTCCCTTCTACTGTTGAGAATATTGAAATTATCCCCAATGTCATCGAAACCTTCAAACTTGCCACACAATAATCTTTTCATACGACGTCGAACTGTTCGAAATCGTTCtttggtcttcttcttctttttaccaatTGATTCTTGACAATCATTCTCCACATCAACTCTACAGCATGTAGGAATTTCAGTTGCTgcaaagacattaaaacttatttccTCATTTTGGACTCGCAACCTTAACTCCCCTTTTTGTACATCGATTAAAGCTCGTCCTGTGGCTAAAAATGTTCTTCCCAAAATAATGGGAATGTTTGCATCTTCCTCCATGTCAAGAATTATGAAATCAGCGGGGAAAATAAATTTACCCACCTTCACCAAGACATCCTCTATCACTCCACGAGGATGTTTAATGGAGCGATCAGCCATCTGTAAGGAAACTGTTGTAGGGCGAGCTTCTCCCAATTTTAGCCTTCGAAAAAtagatagaggcattagattcacacttgcccctaaatcacataaagctttTGTTTCGACAGAGCCCCCTATAGAACATGGAATATTGAAACTACccggatctttaagcttgggaggtaatTTCTTCTGCAAGATtgcactgcactcctcagtaagtgccatTGTCTCATATTCCTCCAACTTCCTTTTCTTGGCCAAAATATCCTTCATGAATTTAACATACATTGGCATTTTCTCCAAGGCCTCCGCAAATGGGATATTGATATGTAGTTTCTTGAATATTTCAAGGAACTTTGAGAATTGCTTATCAAGGTTGTTCTTGCGGAGCCTTTGTGGGTAGGGAATCTTGATGTGGTGATCTATGCTCACTTGTGGTGTAGCTTCTTTGGTTGGGAGGTATTCAGTAACCTTGTTTTCACCTTGCTTCTTTTCCACTGTACCCTGTACTTGTTGATCCTGAACCTTGTCTTCATCTGACTGCTCCACACTTGGCTCTTCATATTTCTTCCCACTTCTCAATGTAATAGCCTGGCACTCTTCTTTTGGATTGACTTCAGTGGTGCTAGGAAGGTTACCTTGAGCACAGTTTGCCATAAGAGTAGCCAATTGCCCAATCTGGTTCTCCAAATTTCTAATAGAAAACCGCGTTTCAGTCATGAATTGATTAAGAACATCAGACTGAGTATCAGGCTGTCTCATAGGATTCTGTTGTTGTCGCATGGGTGGTTGGTAAAACCCAGGAGGTGGCTACTGAAATGGTTGCTGTGACGGCTGAACTGAAGATTGGCCTTGTTGGTCATTCTTCCAAGAAAAATTGGGGTGATTCCTCCAACCCTGGTTATAGAAATTTGAATAAGGATTGTTATTGTTTTGACGAGGAAAATTCCCAATGGCTTGAGCTTGTTCCAATGGCATATTATTGACATCCGCGTACTGACATTTTTCATAAGCATGAGGACCCCCACATAATTCACACATAGTTTGAGCTTGCATCACGGGGGTTGCCATTGTACTGCCTTGCAGCTGTTTAGTCAAAGCCTCAACTTGAGCAGTTAACTTAGATATTGCATCAATCTCATGCAAACCAGCCACTTTCCTTGAAGAGCTTCTTTCACTTGGCCACTGCTGattattcatggccatttctTCTAACAAATCATACGCCCATTGGCGCTCTTCCTCATAAATGCCCCACCAGCTGCTGCATCAATGAGTGTGCGAGTGGTACCACACAACCCATTATAAAAGTTATGGACTAACATCCATCTCTCTATCCCATGATGCGGGCATCTCCTTATCAAGTCTTTAAATCTCTCCCACGCCTCATATAGAGATTCATTATCCAGCTGGTAGAAGTTGTTGATCTCCCCCCTTAGCTTAGATGCCTTGGCTGGAGGGAAGAACTTGGAGAGAAACTTTAGTGCAAGATCATTCCATGTATTGATTGAGTTAGGTGGCAAGGATACCAACCAACTCTTGGCTCGctccctcagagaaaatgggaataatctgagTCTGATTGCATCATCACTGACTCCATTCATCTTAAATGTCTGACAGAGCTCCATGAAGTTAGAGAGATGCATGTTTGGGTCTTCAGTGGGTAGTCCCCCAAACTGGACTGTGGATTGAACCATCTGAAGTATGGCTGgctttatctcaaaattatttgcatCTACGGCAGGTGGTCTTATACAAGACTGGACCCCCGTCATTGTTGGCAACACATAGTCCCTCAGGCTACGGTCGGGTGGATTTTGACCATTAGCCTGGTCTTCTACGGCACCCCCATTATTACAATTGTTGGCCATAACTTCCTCTTGCTCAATCCTTTGTACAACTCTTTCCAACCTTTTGTTTCTTCTGTTCTGCCGGCAAGTCTTCTCTAtctcaggatcaacaggcactCTTGCAGCTGGTCCTTGACGTCGCATAAACCAATGGTACTTGAGATGAGATAAGAAGAATCTGACACAAAAaagttagcaaaagtgaaaagaAAACCAAATTAGAATTTAATCCAATTAACGTAATATCAACTAAACAATTTCCCGGCAacgcgccaaaaacttgttgcttatattttaatacacgcaagtgcacgtatcatacaagtagtactcacacaggtgaggtcgaacccaagggaattgtAGCTAAGTACTAACAaaattggatttatatttctatttggcaacaacAAAATTTGGTGTTTAAATAATAatgcagaaaacaaaacaagcaaaaTCAACAAATAAGAAATTAAGGGTTTAACAAAGGATGTGAAGATAGggatatgatttcaattgcttcgATAACCCAATTGTTAACGCTAGTTGactattcttcttctttcaatgaaatgacagattataaaattacctaaactcttttcagatcattTAGGTTCTAAATTGCATTGTCAACTATTGCATTTCTGAGATAGCACAACAATCAATTCGCTTTAAGTAATAATCTATaagtcacataagctatgcgaatactttcgtttcgcatcaaaacctatgttcattcatttagagcattcctaatattcacttttcagatttcacattaggatcatgaatcatgctcaaggtgatcaatctcaaacatacattaagtacaaagatgaacaaatttcataaacaagcaagaagaaataatcaaatagcattaatcATGGGATGATttcagtcaatatccatcaaatccctaataagagtttagttcatcatctcaaaattcaaatccataatcaaactaaacaataacataggaaaaatcaaagaaaaagaggATGAAACTAGATGGGGAGTTGTCGGAGATCGCCCACGCTTGTCCCAAAATCCGTCTTTTCTTGTATTTTTTCCCTTTTTGTCTGTTTCTCTGTCAAAAATCGCGATCCCCTTTTCAGAATGAAGACCTCATTCTATATCTTTCCcaaaatgacgaaattgcccttaaaaTTCTGAGGCGTACGGACGtcagcgccgcggcgccaattcctgcgccgcggccctactcgGAAATTGCAAAATCTTGAGTTTCTGGAAAAGGGCTTGCCGCGGCTCTAACTtgcactagggccgcggcgctaattCTTGCGCCGCAGCCCTAATACAATTTCAGCAAAACTTGAATAACCCTTCAGTTTAGTATATTTTCTCCACAATCCActccaaatgcccaaaacatatgcttaaacctgaaatcaagcaaaacaagcataaatctgctcCAAAAACACATAAACCATTAAAAAGACAATGATCAAGACACTTAAAAAGTAGGCTAAACTTAGCCTAACATCCGTATCGGATTCGACGCATGTACTGAGCTATGAGAATTTgaagctggaccaggatttgtcatatgaggaaaagctagttcagattcttgatcgaaaggataaagttttgcggagcaagaccatcgccttggtaaaAGTGATGTGGACGAACGACAAAGTTGagaaggcgacatgggaacttgagtcagataaGCGAGAGGGATATCTTGAATTGTTCAGgtatagttgtagcgacccaaatttgctaataaggcttggggccctgattagcgtgcctggagggtaataattgttatattgaattaatatgtaaatttaatgaatatgtgattggaaatgcatgtttaggtgaattaaatatgcatgtgggccccatttggttgttagggacatatttgtaattttagcccgttgagggaataaatgtaatatttgtatatgttgtgattgataccacgtgtgagtggtgatataattgtgatgcacgttccgagacggtcctagggagctgttttcctaaaagtcacaacggggttaaaaacccggctcgagaggagcctaggggtatttagggaatattataacttgagtatGAGAATTATTGAGAAATGGtagtggcactttggtaacttgggtaactataggtaactcttgaggatagctGTTTTAAGTGGGAAAGTGGTATTCTTGCAAGAGATTAAGGAAAAGTCTAggatgcccttgaggattagctagAATCTAAGTTAGAAAGGAGGGAaattaggtcatttggcttaggtGATAGATaagctttggctgagggaaaagttTAGAATGTTCTCACATTTTGGCTTATGCAAGAATTGTGTTTTGGGAGCTTTAGAGAGAACTAGATACCAGAAAGGAAGGAAGGAAGATCTCTAGAGTTTAGTGGGATCAAGaggggaatcaagccaaggaaaaaCTAGAGGATTGTTCGgcatattgaggtaaggaaatcTGAGTAATTATTTTGTAGAGTTTAGCTAAGAATGTTATTGTTTGAGAGTTGAATTGTGTGTTGTCTTGTGGATTATTGGAGTGAAGTTCAGATTAGGATTAGTGGAATTGAGCTTGGAATTGGATAgggaaagcagctcaaggtcgaatctccATTTGAGGTGAGAGTTTCATGCATTTCTGAGGTTATGCTTTGTTATGGTTTAAGTTTAATGAAGTTTTGAACCATTTGGTGAATTATGGGTTCGAATGTGTATTTAAGCTAGTTGTTGTTATTTCTGGGTTACTATAATGTCTATTTGGGGTTGTAAGTTGATTTGGGACTTGGGAGTATCTTGGGGtcgatttggaagagttttggctcggaaaatgttggggaaaaacccaggaTTTTGGGTTCGCGTttgagcgctgcggccctgttcttccgcgctgcggcgctaggttgaatcaggaggagGGCATCATTCTGGGCGCCACGACCCCTATaataatgagagtgctatgtatgtgttgtgactaggtttccagcgaggctcgggttaggggatcgtgctcgagatttcGGTGCACAAgatgctcgggacacaggtaagaaaactgttgtacccgtagagcatgtgttgcagggctcgaccctatatgattgtgttgcagggcacaaccctatatgattgtgttgcagggcatagccctttaatcaagtttattcatgtttaagtatatgcttaattatgctatgtgtgcatatatgtgaatgaacggtaagagccgggaacggcgagggccaagaacggcgatggccgggaacggcgaaggccgagagcggcaaggccgagaacggcaaggggccgggagcagagTTTAGCACACAGAGTACGAGTTGCCAAGATAAGACCCTATatgatacatgggatatcctcatggtgtggaccgcgaacccatggcctggtaaagcgcctgggacgacatgtatgtggttagcctgatgatggcttatttatatgttaagtgtttgatatgcatatgttatctgcttgtgagggttttcttgttgggcttcgactcacgcatgctctgtggtgcaggcaagggtaagggcaaggggaaagtcgaccaaccatgagtacggagagcgtgaagcagcgcgtacatgtttggcctgcctggctgccacagccatgggtattttgggagatgattgtactaaacccagattttgtcgtttagccgactttagttatacttttgagttgtaaatatttttaaacagtattttgggattccaaatgtttaacgctttatgtttttcagtaaatggaactatttttgaagtttatgactctgtttatggtttaattgcACTtctgtcttaaaacctcgattagcgagttaaacgcacattttaaactcacttagtaacggctctaacgTAGTAGACCGTTACACTGGTCGACGGAATTctgtatcgaagaggatactctatgccactcctcaggtgtatttcaaaagaaaaggccaaagaattaatgagagaggtcaatgaaggcttttgtggggaccacgctgggggacagagtttatcaaaaaagatcctaaggcaaggatacttttggccaacaatgaaagaagattcgatggaatttttgagaaaatgcaacaagtgtcaaagattctccaagatcccgcgagcagcccctaatgagctaaagcagatgcaaagaccgtggccatttgcagtatgggttATAaacctaattggatctttgcccacaagAAAAGGCAACGTCAAATACGGCGTAgtggctgttgattacttcacaaagtggaccgaagctgagccacttgcaaccataacgactaAGAAAGTGcaagattttgtggtcaagaacattgtgtgtcgctatggattgccaagaaaaattttCTCAAACAATGGcacgcagttcgatagtgatctgttcacggatttttgcgagcggtatggaattataaaaatattttcttctagtgctcaccctcaggcaaacgagcaagttgaggctgtcaataaaacactgaaagatactctgaagaaaaggcttgaggaagcaaatggggcatggccagagcaattgcctgaagtcctctggtcgtacagaacatcccatcgaatagcaatgggccatactccattctccctagcttatggatatggggctatgttgcctattgaattagatctgccatcaCGTCAGAGGATGACTTATGATCAAGGCTCCAAtagccagttattaatggaatctttggatttggtcgatgaaaagcgctagcaagcccaactccgagtagcagcttaccagcaaaaggtcatccagtatttcaattctaaagtacgtgaaaggaaattta
It encodes the following:
- the LOC133799948 gene encoding uncharacterized protein LOC133799948: MRQQQNPMRQPDTQSDVLNQFMTETRFSIRNLENQIGQLATLMANCAQGNLPSTTEVNPKEECQAITLRSGKKYEEPSVEQSDEDKVQDQQVQGTVEKKQGENKVTEYLPTKEATPQVSIDHHIKIPYPQRLRKNNLDKQFSKFLEIFKKLHINIPFAEALEKMPMYVKFMKDILAKKRKLEEYETMALTEECSAILQKKLPPKLKDPGSFNIPCSIGGSVETKALCDLGASVNLMPLSIFRRLKLGEARPTTVSLQMADRSIKHPRGVIEDVLVKVGKFIFPADFIILDMEEDANIPIILGRTFLATGRALIDVQKGELRLRVQNEEISFNVFAATEIPTCCRVDVENDCQESIGKKKKKTKERFRTVRRRMKRLLCGKFEGFDDIGDNFNILNSRREFSSYDTMALKDARGGLDPS